In a genomic window of Gemmatimonadales bacterium:
- a CDS encoding HAMP domain-containing sensor histidine kinase — MQTIRQRLTFWYTVALGITVAAFGTLLYLERRQSSVRELDQRLGLEADLANRWLSESYNVLGRIVTTAGSSPSLDPGISAYLEAVRDYVVVTDTSGNVLALSEAARALNADALQALTAPLDSFRLPKRAGTINLGAGIGALRWLAVRVQAAGPEIGGLMVATPTSQIAFGPSDLVRSMLIIAPVILLASAIVGYWLAGTFLRPVQGIMDEIEAISDGRSLHRRLAVPLAGDEMARLTLTVNGMLARLEQSFGSLHRFTADASHELKTPLMVLRAGVERALVHPGVPSEILQSLDETLAQINEMTELVESLLTLARADEGRAPLAVEESDLRALLGDVVETAGMLGEGSGVSVTSTMPERPVRMAVDPHRIREMLLNLVTNAIKYTPKGGTIDLSLADQDGAVSITVRDTGIGIAPGDLPHIFERFWRADPARSRTGQRPGTGLGLAITKWIAEAHGGGITVQSRPGRGTIFTVRLPRAGAAPVIAVTRGTGAASH; from the coding sequence GTGCAGACCATCCGGCAGCGGCTGACCTTCTGGTACACGGTCGCGCTCGGGATCACAGTCGCGGCGTTCGGCACGCTGCTGTATCTGGAGCGCCGGCAGTCGAGCGTCAGGGAGCTCGACCAGCGGCTCGGCCTCGAGGCGGACCTCGCGAACCGGTGGCTGAGCGAGTCGTACAACGTGCTCGGACGGATCGTCACCACGGCCGGGTCGAGCCCCTCGCTCGACCCCGGCATCAGCGCCTACCTCGAGGCGGTGCGCGACTACGTCGTGGTCACCGACACCAGCGGCAACGTGCTCGCCCTGTCCGAGGCGGCCCGCGCGCTCAACGCCGACGCGCTCCAGGCCCTCACCGCGCCGCTCGACTCCTTCCGATTGCCCAAACGCGCCGGCACCATCAACCTCGGCGCCGGGATCGGAGCGCTGCGATGGCTCGCCGTCCGGGTCCAGGCCGCGGGGCCCGAGATCGGGGGCCTCATGGTCGCGACGCCCACCAGCCAGATCGCCTTCGGCCCGTCTGACCTGGTCCGCTCCATGCTGATCATCGCACCCGTCATCCTGCTGGCGTCGGCCATCGTGGGCTACTGGCTGGCCGGCACCTTCCTGCGGCCGGTGCAGGGCATCATGGACGAGATCGAGGCGATCTCCGACGGCCGGAGCCTCCACCGGCGGCTCGCGGTGCCGCTCGCGGGCGACGAGATGGCTCGCCTCACGCTCACCGTGAACGGAATGCTCGCCCGGCTGGAGCAGAGCTTCGGGAGCCTCCACCGGTTCACCGCCGACGCGAGCCACGAGCTCAAGACGCCGCTCATGGTGCTCCGCGCCGGGGTGGAGCGGGCGCTGGTGCACCCGGGCGTGCCCTCGGAGATCCTCCAGTCCCTGGACGAGACTCTGGCCCAGATCAACGAGATGACCGAGCTGGTCGAGAGCCTGCTGACGCTCGCCCGCGCGGACGAGGGCCGGGCGCCCCTCGCCGTCGAGGAGTCGGACCTGCGAGCCCTGCTGGGCGATGTGGTCGAGACGGCGGGCATGCTCGGCGAGGGCTCGGGCGTCAGCGTCACCAGCACCATGCCGGAGCGCCCGGTGCGGATGGCGGTGGACCCGCACCGCATTCGGGAGATGCTGCTCAACCTGGTCACCAACGCCATCAAGTACACCCCGAAGGGCGGGACCATCGACCTCTCGCTGGCCGATCAGGACGGGGCCGTGAGCATCACCGTGCGGGACACCGGGATCGGCATCGCGCCCGGCGACCTGCCGCACATCTTCGAGCGGTTCTGGCGGGCCGATCCGGCACGATCCCGCACCGGACAGCGGCCAGGCACGGGACTCGGCTTGGCGATCACGAAGTGGATCGCCGAAGCTCACGGCGGGGGCATCACGGTGCAGAGCCGGCCGGGACGGGGGACGATCTTCACCGTTCGCCTGCCGCGCGCGGGCGCCGCGCCGGTGATCGCCGTCACCCGCGGGACGGGAGCTGCGTCACACTGA
- a CDS encoding response regulator transcription factor, with amino-acid sequence QELLARVEALGRRPQTIRDPVLRVGDLELDTATRGGRRAGEPIDLTPKEYTVLEYLMRHTGRVMSRTLITEYAWDYHFDPGTNIVDVVINRLRKKVDSGHAQKLVHTVRGVGYVVKV; translated from the coding sequence CAGGAGCTGCTGGCCCGGGTGGAGGCGCTGGGCCGGCGGCCGCAGACGATCCGCGACCCGGTGCTCCGGGTGGGCGACCTCGAGCTCGATACCGCCACCCGGGGCGGGCGGCGCGCCGGCGAGCCCATCGACCTCACCCCCAAGGAGTACACGGTCCTCGAGTACCTCATGCGGCACACGGGACGGGTCATGTCGCGGACCCTCATCACGGAATACGCGTGGGACTATCACTTCGATCCCGGCACCAACATCGTGGACGTGGTGATCAACCGGCTGCGCAAGAAGGTGGACTCGGGCCACGCCCAGAAGCTGGTGCACACGGTGCGCGGCGTGGGATACGTCGTGAAGGTGTGA
- a CDS encoding energy transducer TonB has protein sequence MFENLIESKPKGTRTIGQSVLSLLVHGLIIFGAVKATQGVAETIKNRPVDTTMVFLKPPPPPPPPPDQPPPDVIVSANPPPKGFQTVVAPTDIPKDIPPIDLNEKPFDPKDFTGKGVEGGISTGVVGGTGPVTGEVFLEAQLDDPVQPISIPTPRYPPVLQSAGIAGAVDLQYVVDTTGHAEPNSFKVLKTTHPAFVEPAQEAIRKGVFKPAKFKGQPVRQLVQQRISFKVGQ, from the coding sequence GTGTTCGAGAATTTGATCGAGTCCAAGCCCAAGGGTACGCGGACCATCGGGCAGTCGGTGCTGTCCCTCCTGGTCCACGGTCTCATCATCTTCGGGGCCGTCAAAGCGACCCAGGGCGTGGCCGAGACGATCAAGAATCGTCCGGTCGACACCACGATGGTGTTCCTCAAGCCGCCGCCGCCACCCCCGCCGCCACCCGATCAGCCGCCACCCGACGTCATCGTCTCCGCGAACCCTCCGCCGAAGGGGTTCCAGACGGTCGTGGCGCCGACCGACATCCCGAAGGACATCCCTCCGATCGATCTGAACGAGAAGCCGTTCGATCCGAAGGACTTCACGGGCAAGGGCGTGGAGGGCGGCATCTCCACCGGCGTGGTTGGCGGGACCGGTCCGGTGACCGGTGAAGTGTTCCTGGAGGCGCAGCTGGACGATCCGGTCCAGCCGATCTCCATCCCGACGCCACGCTATCCGCCGGTGCTGCAGAGCGCCGGGATCGCGGGCGCCGTGGACCTGCAGTACGTCGTCGACACGACCGGCCACGCGGAGCCGAATTCGTTCAAGGTGCTCAAGACGACGCATCCGGCGTTCGTGGAACCGGCGCAGGAAGCGATCCGGAAGGGCGTGTTCAAGCCGGCCAAGTTCAAGGGCCAGCCCGTTCGCCAGTTGGTCCAGCAGCGGATTTCGTTCAAGGTCGGCCAGTAG
- a CDS encoding biopolymer transporter ExbD, translating to MAISTANSGSSAVKADINVTPMIDVMLVLLIIFMIVTPLIAAGFKATLPKGKNLDPRPEGENEVILGIDQAGRYFLNGRPLPNGTLEDQLRSIYAARTEDKILYFKADNQLKYAKVQEAVETARRSGVRVMAAITEPKSTALFQADKDKKEKK from the coding sequence GTGGCCATATCCACGGCTAACTCCGGGTCGTCGGCCGTCAAGGCGGACATCAACGTGACGCCGATGATCGACGTCATGCTGGTGCTGCTGATCATCTTCATGATCGTGACACCGCTCATCGCGGCGGGCTTCAAGGCGACGCTGCCCAAGGGGAAGAACCTGGACCCGCGCCCCGAGGGGGAGAACGAGGTGATTCTGGGGATCGACCAGGCCGGCCGGTATTTTCTCAACGGCCGTCCCCTGCCGAACGGCACGCTGGAGGACCAGCTCCGCTCGATCTACGCCGCGCGCACCGAAGACAAAATCCTGTACTTCAAGGCGGACAATCAGCTCAAGTACGCCAAGGTCCAGGAAGCCGTCGAGACGGCACGTCGCTCGGGGGTCCGGGTGATGGCCGCCATCACCGAGCCCAAGAGCACCGCGCTGTTCCAGGCCGACAAGGACAAGAAGGAGAAGAAGTGA
- a CDS encoding MotA/TolQ/ExbB proton channel family protein → MSLDLLHLWAQMGSFAKGIVVIMAIMSIYSLTIVFTKLIQLKRSESETRRFAPQFSRAIQEENLDQAISLAEKNKKSHVSRVLGEALAEVKPLLRDRATITAADINSAERAVERQMLIVLSEFKRGLGVLGTVGSTAPFVGLLGTTMGIVNAFVGMAAQGASGGLAGISAGIAEALITTAFGLMVAIPAVWAYNYFTTKIENLTVEMTYTSKELIDYLIKSVGSEFGRSIFTKEFQAQKAVTGSGHIHG, encoded by the coding sequence ATGAGTCTCGATCTGCTTCACCTGTGGGCCCAGATGGGTTCGTTCGCCAAAGGCATCGTGGTCATCATGGCGATCATGTCCATCTACTCGCTCACGATCGTCTTCACCAAGCTCATCCAGCTCAAGCGCAGCGAGTCCGAGACCCGGCGCTTCGCGCCCCAGTTCTCGCGCGCGATCCAGGAAGAGAACCTGGACCAGGCCATCTCGCTGGCCGAGAAAAACAAGAAGAGTCACGTGTCCCGCGTCCTGGGCGAGGCGCTGGCCGAAGTGAAGCCGCTGCTGCGTGACCGCGCCACCATTACCGCCGCCGACATCAACTCGGCCGAGCGGGCGGTGGAGCGCCAAATGCTGATCGTGCTGTCCGAATTCAAGCGCGGCCTGGGCGTGCTCGGCACGGTAGGCTCGACGGCGCCGTTCGTCGGCCTGCTCGGCACCACGATGGGTATCGTGAACGCGTTCGTGGGCATGGCGGCGCAGGGCGCCTCGGGCGGCCTCGCGGGCATCTCGGCCGGTATCGCCGAGGCGCTGATCACGACGGCGTTCGGTCTGATGGTCGCGATCCCGGCGGTGTGGGCCTACAACTACTTCACCACCAAGATCGAGAACCTGACCGTCGAGATGACCTACACCTCGAAGGAATTGATCGACTACCTGATCAAGAGCGTGGGGAGCGAGTTCGGGCGTTCGATCTTCACGAAGGAATTCCAGGCCCAGAAGGCGGTGACCGGCAGTGGCCATATCCACGGCTAA